The DNA segment CGACCTCACTCGCACCAGAACTCACGGCCTCTCGAGCCGACTTTTCCTGGGTCAACGGTCGTGCCGTTGCGCTGCCACTTGCTGGCGATCACAGCCTCAATGTGGGCTTTGGGGCCGCTGGCGCGACCATCTCTTCGTCGACAGCGGGTTCCGCGGACTCGCCGTCTGGACAAGCGAGTCCGCGCCGTCTTGGTGACGTTGCCCTGAATCCGAATCGCGAGGTGCCACCTGCGCTGATTATCGCTGGCTGTGACCCAGCACTGGCGCTGCTGCCCAGTATTTTTGCCAACGTTGACCCGCGAATCGGGTGTCTCTGGTGGCCAGCGTCGAATGGAGAGGCGCTGGATCTCTTGCGTCGTGGCCTCATCCATGCAGCCGGATTCCATGTTGCTGATGGCGCACCCTATCCGAAGGTTGACGCTGAGCTGTTCCGATTCGCACGTTGGCGCGAGGGATTGGCCTATCGATCTGAGTCTCCAACGCCGGCGAAGATTGAACAGGGGCTGCGCCTTGCGAATCGGCAACCGGGCTCGGAGGCGCGTCACATGGTCGACGAAGTGCTCAGTGAGTTGGGCGTGTCGGGTGAAGCCGTGACTGGTTATGACTCTGCTCTCTCGGCCCACGCACTGGTTGGCAGTGCCATCGTGTCGCGGGTTGCGGATTTTGGTGTCACGATCGAGCCCGTGGCGCTCGAGTTTGGGCTCAACTTCCAGGCGCGAGCGACCGAAGATTTCGTCCTGGCGATCCCGGCGGGGCACATCTCGACGCCTGAGATCAGAGCACTCTTCCGAGCACTGACGAGCCAAGAGTTGCGATCCCAGCTAGGGGCGATTCGGGGCTATCTTGAGGTCGAGCGCAGTGGCGAGCCGATGGGCTGACGAGCGACAACTCCAAGACCTGATGCCGAGCTGTGGGTGTGTTCGCCCCTCGACTTTGTCTGTAGTTGATGGGTCGCTATGATGAAAGCATGGACGAGGCTATCGCAGCGAATCAACAGTGCATGATCAATCAACCCCCATCAGCGTCACGCTACGATGCTTTGGCGAGAAAGATTCTTCGTATCCCCGACGTTCGTCCTACGGTGCGCCGCGAGGAGGCCGCTGAGCGACTTTTTAGTCTGGCGATGGTTATCTCTGGACTGCGATGCACCTTGAGCTACGTTATTGTTCCGTTCATTCTCCCGGCTCTCGGGATCGGTGCTCTCGCTGGTTTTGGCCCCGAGATCGGCATCCCGATCGGTGTCGCTGCTCTCTTCTTCGATGTGAAGGGAATACGGCGTTTCTGGGTCGCGAACCATAAGTGGCGCTGGCAGATGAGTTTCATCTATCTAGCGGTGATCGGACTGGTGCTCTATCTCGTGATCGCTGATATCGTAGCGCTGCTCTAAGCCGCCCTTATCGACGGTGCCGATAGCCGCTGCTCTCGGTGGCACAGGAGTAACGAAGGCGATCGGTGGCCTCTGCAAAGCGCTGGACCTATGTTTGACAGGGCTGCGTGCAGATTGGATGGGATGGGTCGCTGGACCACCCTGAATAGGAGGGGGGATAGAGCTTGATGTCACGACCTAAGGCTCGGAACGCCAATACCAGCGTGCATGCGGTAACCCCCGACCCACAGTAGGCGACGATGACCCGGTCGCTGGCGAGGAGGGATTGTAGCTCTGGATCTGCAGTGACATCGATGGCAGCCTCGATCCTGTCGAGGATGCTCTGCCACGGGAACGACTGTGCACCTGGGATGTGGCCACCTACTCGGTCAATCGGCTCTTCGTTGCCGAGGTAGCGAGCCTGGGCGCGGGCATCGAGTAACAGATACTCGGAGGTTGCTGCCTCGATCTCTTCGGTGGTGGCGATACGTTCGGTTGGCCATTGCTCGAGTGATGGAACCCAGGGGGCAGCTGGGACTGGAAGGCAGGGTGTGGTACACAGGTCGGTGGCTGCCAACTGCTGGATCCCACCCCACAGAACATAGGCTTCGATGCCGAGCACATCGAGCATCCACCAGAGTCTGGCTGCGATCGAACCGCGAGCATCATCCATGACGAGTACCTTCGTCGTAGGTTGGATGCCGAGCGCCGCGAGGGAATAGGCAAATTGCTCTGGTGATGGGAGTGGATGGCGGCCAGCAGTCGCCTTGCCGGGCTGGGTGGCGACGGTATCCAGGTCGACGAAGATCGCACCAGGGTAGTGCCCTTCGAGATAGCTCGTGCGGCCATTGCGGCCGTCAAGATACCACCGAACGTCAAGCACAACCGGGTGGGAGAGACGTTTAATGTGGTCGTGTTCGATAAACGGTGCGCGATTCATAAGGTCACCTTAGGCTGAGCGAGGATCCAGCAGTTGTGCGATCCTCTCATCAGCTTAAAACCAAAATCGCCACACCGAGACAGACGATGATGGCGGCGACAGCCCTACGGCGCCCAAACCCTTCCTTAAGAAAAAACGCTCCCATCAGCGCTGCCACGATAACGCTCGTCTCTCGGAGGGCTGACACGACGCCCAAAGGGGCACGTTGTTGTGCCCACAGCACCGCGGCGTAGGCGAGGTAGGAGAGCGCACCAGCACCAAGGCCAAGGCTGAGCTTGGCGGTGATCATTGGGCGTTGCTGACGAATCCGCAAAAACGTGATCCCGAGTCCAAGTATCCCTCCTTCGAGGAGGAAGAGCAACCCTGCATAGGCAAATGAGGAATGCGCATGTCGTACGCCAAGGCCGTCGACCAAGCTGTACCCGCCGATGGCAAACCCGGTCGCGATGGAGAGCCAAAGCGTCTTGGAGGCATGAAACTCAGCAATAGAGGCGAGGGCTGCGGCGATGATGAGGATTCCGATCACCTCGCCGGTGCCGAGGCTCTCCCCCGCGAAGAGGAAGGCCCCGATCGTTACCAGGATCGGAGCAAGCCCGCGAGCGAGTGGGTAGACCTGGGAGAGATCGCCAAACCGGTAGGAGTTCAAGAGAAAAATGTTATAGGCGATGTGGATCAAGAATGAGACTAGGAGAAACGGTAGCGCCTCCTCGTTGGGGAGGCCGACGAACCCGAGGAAGACGACACCAATACCGGCCACGGTGAGATTGATCCAAGCAAAGGCAAGGCTGGCGTCGTCGATGTACTTTGCCAGCGCGTTCCAGGTGGCATGAGCGACAGAGGCAAGAAGCACGACCCCCAATACCCAGATCCCAATCGTGGTGGCCTCCTCGCCGAACGCATGAACAAGGTTAACAATACATGAACGAAAGTGTAATGGCAGGTAACAACGTCCCGTTGGGTTCCGCTGGTGACCAGAGGAACCCAACGAATGTGTGCATCTGCAACTATACTGGGGACATGTCTGTCACCTCTTCTAGTTCCATGCCGGTGCTCTATCTCAGTCATGGCGCGCCACCTCTGCTCGATGATACGCGTTGGATCGATGAACTTCGGGAGTGGCGAAGCCGTCTACCGACTCCGGAGTCAATTCTTGTGATCTCTGCGCACTGGGAGTCGAATCCTATCAGTCTGAGTTCCTCGGGATCCGTGCCGTTAGTCTATGACTTCTGGGGTTTTGAGGAGCGCTTCTACCAGCTGGAGTACCCTGCCCCTGGTTCAGCGTCGCTTGGAGCGTCTCTCGATCGCTTGCTTGCCAAAGCACACCAGCCAGTCGACCATGATGAACCGCGAGGGCTGGACCATGGTGCGTGGGTGCCGCTGATGGTCATGTTTCCCGAGGCGACGATTCCGGTGATGCAACTCTCATTGCCGACGCTGGATCCCGTCCAGTTGCTGGCATTGGGCAAGGCGCTTGCACCCCTGCGTGATGAGGGCGTCCTGATCATCGGTAGTGGATTCTTTACCCACAACCTCCGTGCGATGCGATGGGCCGCTGGGCCCGATGCGGATCCACCGTCATGGTCTCGGGAGTTTGATGAGTGGGGAGCGAACGCCCTCGCGAACGGTGAGGTCGGTCAGCTGCTCGATTTCGCACACGCGGCACCGGCGGCAGGTATCGCTCATCCTCGCACTGAGCACTTTGCACCGTTGTTTGTGACGCTGGGAGCCGGTGGTGATGACCCAATTGTCAACGAGGTTGAGGGCTTTTGGTTCGGTTTGGCGAAGCGTTCCATCTCGATGGGAGCGTAAGTGAACTGCCGCTGATAGCTGGGAATAAAGTGGGTAACAAAAGTAGTTGCAGGTTGCAAGCAACTAACAGCTAGGCTGTGGTAGCAAAACAGTAGCTGTTGCCGAAGGTTCACCTTCGTTGGCGGCTGATGGTTGGTCTGAGGAACCGTCTCTTTGCCTGGGGGTGGGTGAGTGACACGAGGAAGCAGTGTGGCAGCTCTGCATGGCAGATAGTCACAACAACAATCGAAGAGTATTAAGGAGAAACAAATGGCGGCAACGTTGGAGGGAAAGTCCTCCTTTCGGCAGCGAAGCGCTGCGATGCGAGATAACCCAAAGTACAAGTGGCTAGTCCTGTCGAACACCACGCTTGGGGTGTTGATGGTTATGATCGACTCGTCGATCGCGCTCATCTCCTTGCCAGAGATCTTCAACGGCATCCACCTCGACCCGTTGGCCCCCGGCAACACCTCCTACTTCCTTTGGGTCCTCATGGGTTACCTGGTCGTCACGGCGGTGATGGTGGTTAACTTTGGCCGACTTGGCGATATGTTTGGTCGCTCTCGTATGTACAACATGGGTTTTGCGATCTTTACCTTCTTCTCGATCATGCTCTCCATTACCTGGATGCATGGAAGTGCTGGCGCCCTGTGGCTGATCGCGATGCGTATCTTCCAAGGTTTGGGTGGGGCATTGCTCTTTGCCAACTCAGCGGCGCTCTTGACCGATGTATTTCCTGCGAACCAACGCGGTCTTGCTCTTGGCATCAACAACGTAACCGCCATCGCTGGTTCCTTCATCGGACTGATCCTCGGTGGCATTCTGGCACCGATCTCGTGGAGGTTGATCTTCCTCGTTTCGGTGCCGGTCGGCATCGCTGGTACGATCTGGGCCTACATGGTGCTCCACGACACCGGTATTCGGATCAAGGCCAAGATCGACTGGTTCGGTAACTTCCTCTTTGCCGCTGGGCTGATCTCAGTCTTGGTGGGCATTACCTATGGAATCCAGCCCTACGGTGACCACACCATGGGTTGGACGAACCCTGGCGTCATTGCCGCGATCTTTGGAGGACTTGCTACCCTGGGCGTCTTTATCTGGCTCGAACTACGCCTCGACGAGCCCATGATCAACGTGCGACTCTTCAAAATTCGAGCCTTTACGGCCGGGAACCTGGCGAGTCTCCTGGCTTCTCTAGGCCGGGGTGGGATGATGTTTATCCTCATCATTTGGCTTCAAGGTATTTGGTTGCCGACCCATGGATTCAGTTACTCGCAAACACCGTTGTGGGCGGGCATCTACCTTGTGCCCTTGACCATCGGATTCCTCGTCGCTGGACCAGTATCTGGTTATTTCTCAGATCGCTACGGCGCACGGCCTTTCGCGACCGGAGGTATGATTATCGCGGCGGGCTCCTTTATCGGGTTGATCTTTCTCCCGGTGGACTTCTCCTACATGGACTTTGCGATTCTGCTAGCGATCAACGGGTTGGCGATGGGACTTTT comes from the Ferrimicrobium sp. genome and includes:
- a CDS encoding substrate-binding domain-containing protein, with translation MRGDRMRLARIGLGLSQQQLAAQVGVSRQAIAAIEAGLSDPSLKSAIALARALGVGVEELFSVAVRYPEVVATSLAPELTASRADFSWVNGRAVALPLAGDHSLNVGFGAAGATISSSTAGSADSPSGQASPRRLGDVALNPNREVPPALIIAGCDPALALLPSIFANVDPRIGCLWWPASNGEALDLLRRGLIHAAGFHVADGAPYPKVDAELFRFARWREGLAYRSESPTPAKIEQGLRLANRQPGSEARHMVDEVLSELGVSGEAVTGYDSALSAHALVGSAIVSRVADFGVTIEPVALEFGLNFQARATEDFVLAIPAGHISTPEIRALFRALTSQELRSQLGAIRGYLEVERSGEPMG
- a CDS encoding rhodanese-like domain-containing protein, translated to MNRAPFIEHDHIKRLSHPVVLDVRWYLDGRNGRTSYLEGHYPGAIFVDLDTVATQPGKATAGRHPLPSPEQFAYSLAALGIQPTTKVLVMDDARGSIAARLWWMLDVLGIEAYVLWGGIQQLAATDLCTTPCLPVPAAPWVPSLEQWPTERIATTEEIEAATSEYLLLDARAQARYLGNEEPIDRVGGHIPGAQSFPWQSILDRIEAAIDVTADPELQSLLASDRVIVAYCGSGVTACTLVLAFRALGRDIKLYPPSYSGWSSDPSHPICTQPCQT
- a CDS encoding DMT family transporter, which encodes MLLASVAHATWNALAKYIDDASLAFAWINLTVAGIGVVFLGFVGLPNEEALPFLLVSFLIHIAYNIFLLNSYRFGDLSQVYPLARGLAPILVTIGAFLFAGESLGTGEVIGILIIAAALASIAEFHASKTLWLSIATGFAIGGYSLVDGLGVRHAHSSFAYAGLLFLLEGGILGLGITFLRIRQQRPMITAKLSLGLGAGALSYLAYAAVLWAQQRAPLGVVSALRETSVIVAALMGAFFLKEGFGRRRAVAAIIVCLGVAILVLS
- a CDS encoding class III extradiol ring-cleavage dioxygenase encodes the protein MPVLYLSHGAPPLLDDTRWIDELREWRSRLPTPESILVISAHWESNPISLSSSGSVPLVYDFWGFEERFYQLEYPAPGSASLGASLDRLLAKAHQPVDHDEPRGLDHGAWVPLMVMFPEATIPVMQLSLPTLDPVQLLALGKALAPLRDEGVLIIGSGFFTHNLRAMRWAAGPDADPPSWSREFDEWGANALANGEVGQLLDFAHAAPAAGIAHPRTEHFAPLFVTLGAGGDDPIVNEVEGFWFGLAKRSISMGA
- a CDS encoding MFS transporter; translated protein: MRDNPKYKWLVLSNTTLGVLMVMIDSSIALISLPEIFNGIHLDPLAPGNTSYFLWVLMGYLVVTAVMVVNFGRLGDMFGRSRMYNMGFAIFTFFSIMLSITWMHGSAGALWLIAMRIFQGLGGALLFANSAALLTDVFPANQRGLALGINNVTAIAGSFIGLILGGILAPISWRLIFLVSVPVGIAGTIWAYMVLHDTGIRIKAKIDWFGNFLFAAGLISVLVGITYGIQPYGDHTMGWTNPGVIAAIFGGLATLGVFIWLELRLDEPMINVRLFKIRAFTAGNLASLLASLGRGGMMFILIIWLQGIWLPTHGFSYSQTPLWAGIYLVPLTIGFLVAGPVSGYFSDRYGARPFATGGMIIAAGSFIGLIFLPVDFSYMDFAILLAINGLAMGLFASPNRAGIMNSLPANQRGVGSGMSATFMNSAMVLSIGVFFSLMIFGLRSHLSSALLSGLTKQHVPVALAKQVASLPPVSTLFAAFLGYNPMSKLLGSKLLSTLPVANAHYLIGRSFFPSLISPAFGHGLSEAFTFAAIACLIAAGASWMRGGKYNATDAEEAMEHLHEEHAAHAAADHRVIESVAGADDSVKPEEIKSTFSD